The stretch of DNA ttcaatgctTTTGATGTAAGGATGGGTGGTACGGAAGAGAGAACAAGAATGGCATATGGAATGGGTGATACGAGAAAGAAAAGGATAAGATAAAGAGAAGTGTTAGATGATTTAATAAGTGTAAAATGTaaggtataaaaaaataacattatactaaaaatataagCAGACAACAGTATAAAGGCAAATGTAAAAACGGTTTAGACATCATAGTAAAAGGGTGTGAGAAAAGGTAGATGAATGAGTTTATTTTCAAAGCTTCAAACCAAATTAGTTCGGCTAAATAATAATTGATTCCATTGACAGGTCCACACCGGCTGCTCCATccatttttgtattaaaaaaagtaaccAAAAATTGATGGACGAAACTTTTAGGACTCGATGCACTTATAGACCAAGCAATCCAAAATGATTCTTCTACAAAATGATTCTTCTACGCAATGCCAATGAATGATTAGTAACCACTAAATAACTATGTGCttgaatttcttattttttcacGAAAATGTAGGGAATATATTCTTTTGAagcatttttattataaaacttactaaaatcacaaattttttattctaactttaactaaatattttcgattttataacttttaataaatattagccaataataaaacatttactGAAAAAGTGTCATACTAGCaactattatataattaaaaataattcctTGTGCATGCGCTTGAAATTTTGGGTGAGtttgtttgagttttttttcttctttatatataaagtatcactttttcaatagaaaaatcatttattatatatgtaagatgatttattaaattcagaaaaaataaaaaacaaaaataaattaaaataagacgTTTTTAATAATTGCAActatacatgattttttttcttaaaagcaatatatttttaatcttaaaactGCCTGTTtagttgaaaacaaaaattgaattttgcTACCAGTATGAAAACAAattcttaatataaaatttttaatttaccgcaagtctttttaatttttttacttctttcaaaaaaaattcaaaaacaaaatcaatttaaaactaaaactttaaatttaattaaaacagaTTAATAACATAAATACCTTTTAATGAGTAGTATTAGCAACAATATTGTACATTCATGACAGTAATACACTCCtcttcaaaacaaattttatttaaaaatgataaaatcacGTGTAACAACTTCTAAATAATAAGTTGTActtacatttttgtaattctcaatacttttttttctaataataaagtgtaaaagaatgtattaaataaaatttaacactTCTCATTTTCTTAATCTCATTCATTTACATAGTATGATGTACCATAAGATTATTAATACTATAATACTTACTTGAGAATGGCATCTAATATTTGTGCCGCTTTAAACATCTCTCAATTCGtaaaatacttttattcaaAAGCACCATCTACCATCCCCTCCAACTTAATTTTGAAGTACCAAGCTATTTTTTTGCTAAAACAGAGGAAGCAAAATAATTCATgggaattaaaaaatatatttacatctcataattttaattttactctttataatataattaatataattatttgttaaacttttaaaaactacatgtttttcataaaattatcttctttccttttttatctattcatctataattatttttttcattttttctattcattttattttgtttttaataaatataaatttattttgtatattaaattaataaattacaatattattatctattaatataatattatgtatatttaaaaaatcatataaacatatctttcttttaataaatataaatttattttatatattaaattaataatattacaatattattatctattaatataatattatgtatatttaaaaaatcatatacaCTCTTATAACAAGTGGGTTTATGcttgtatatataaaataaaaatatgatagatttataagttatataatgtaataaaaaaataaaaattgaatatgtaataagtataaataaaattaagatatcAATATACTGTTGCTCAAAAAGAAAAGCAAGCAAATATCCATAAGAAACCATCTAGATCAACACTACAAAACTAAAACATGACCggttattgtttttaattttcccgaaatcacacatatttaaaaggCAAAACTTTACCACCATATCTTATAACACactcttttaaaaaatactctTTATTACtacttcaaatttaataaaaattacatttttcttttgtaaattttatttcttatttaagaaatttctcattatatttaaattttagtaaattgTAACCAATATTACTTGAACAAACAAACAAGGAATAGTAAATGCATTACCTGTGAGACCACAACGTGCCGAACGGTACTTTCCACATCATCACGGTGGTGCGAGTGGGAGTGTGTTTGCTGCACCGCGTGACTTCCCTCTCCCCCAACGTCCTTAACCTCCACTATTCCCGTTTCCAACAGCGCCTCCTCGTCACTCCCACACTCTACGACCTTCGCACGCTCCACGCGCCCAAGCTCCTCCTTCCGCTCGTAGTACGCAGTCGCCATAAAGTCAACGAGGAGAGTGCAGAGCGCGGACACCATGGCGAAAAAACCGGTGAAAGGAAACTTCGCCCACGCGCCCCAGTAGGTTCTCAGACACGGGTCTCCAAGCGCCTCCCACGAATCCCTCAGCATGTGCACAAACCCCGTGGCTAGAATCACCCCCGCCGCGAACGCCTTCGCCGCCGTAAAGGCATCTCCGTCCGGCCGCAGCAACCGCCGCGACTTCCCCGCCAGCGGAATCGCGACCCCTCCAAATCCGGCCAACAAAATCGACGCCATCGCCACGAATTTCAACACCAACGCCGCTGACTCGTCGCGACATTGCTCCAACTCCGTGCTTTTGCAACTCGAACTCGTAACCGACTCGCTTAGAGACTGCAAAACCGATTCTGCTTCAAGAAAATACAACACAATCAAATAGCCGAATTAATAACCGTTTATTAGACTCTTtcatttctttaacttttttttttctttcaaaatcatatatatatcacatataTATGCACTCGTTGTTACTTTCCTGCTTAATTCAGTCATTAATATCAGCTTATGAATCGATTTAATTCGAGAAATGAAGTACCTGTTGATTTAATTGAGGCATTAGCAAGTAAAATGAGAGATGTTTATTGTTTTAGGttaattattgaagattttggTGCATTAAGACGAGGAAACTGTAATTTGTGGTTTGAATTAGGAGTTTGCATTTTAATTGCAGGAATTGAAGCAGAACGAGGAGTGTGGTGAAAAAATAAGGTGTGAAGATGAAAATAGGTTGGAAGATTGAGGGAAGAGGAGTACCTGAGAAGACGTGGTGGAGGCGCGGGAGGGAGAAGAGATcctgaaaatgaagaagaagaagaagagaagggcGATGGATAAGAAAAGGAAGTGATAGAAGTGGAAAAGAGAAAACGAAGAAGAAACCTGAATTAGAAACATGGAGAAAGGGAGCGTGTGGGAATTTAATCTGTTGTGTGAGTTTTGTTTTGGgggaaatgaaaaagaaataagaagatGGCTTTGGTTGGAACAAGGGGAGCACGTGCCGTGCGTGTGGACTGTGGTGGGAGCACTTAAATGAAGTGAGAGTGAACGTCGTCGTTGGGAGGAAACAGAATTCATAACCGACTATCCGACTACTGTGGTAGCATCTCAACGAATAAAGACATTCACACCATGTTACTAATATCCACGTTTAAACCCAAAATAcaattaacaaattataatttaatttcaaaaattaaataggtatgattttatttcatttctttagCTTTGATGAGTTTacaatttctttttactttattcTATGATTACGTCAGTTTTGGACTTTTGACGGGGAATTTGTTTTATTGACGCTGTAGAAAGcgatattgaattatttaggtaaaattttaatctaaatGAGTTATAATCTATCAATTCAATTCCAACATTAATTAAATCAAGATAATCTTATGCCaccaaaaataagaataaaataaatggaCCACAGTTTTGTAGACATATTATACGTTAAAAGAACGGTTTTGCAGGCACACGAAAGGCATACATAACTTTTTTCtcagatgaaaaaaaatatatatatgatctCTATCTCATTTTTCAAGTATAAAATCTTTTACCGGTCAATCAGATTTCATTGTTTCAGTTTactgttttttttgtttatatggGTGTTAATGGAATTGATTTATAAGAAGAAGGAACCAATTTTTGGTGATGCTATGTTAATGGAATTGATTATGGGGTGTTTTGTTGGGTTTGGAATCGATTCTCTGTTTGTCTGAACCTACTTTAAGTTATTCAGCATGGTGGAATCGATTATGGAGGTGGAAGAATCGGTTCTGTATTAGTGAGGGTAAACTAGAATCGATTCTCATCAAATAATGAGACTGGAATCGATTCCATGGTTTTATAAATCATCCTGCAATCGGTTATGGTAGTATTTTGGTATGTACAGCTTTAATTaggttatttatataatttaatttaatttaggtaacaaatatattaatcataatttagttaaattaattttaaataaaagataaatcataatttcatattaattttcatagtatgaagaaataaaatcatatatttgtGTACGatgaatttttgtaatttattatagttattttttaattataatttattataattataattaatattaataacaacaaattttaacaaattataatattataattaatattaataatgacaatgattttaataattatataaaataaattatttaagataATGTATTTGACATTTATTCCTACAAATgccttttataaattttaaatttatttttcaaattttaattatttttatcataaataacaaattcaactttactttaatataattttcactATTTACATTTAAACTTATACCACATCTCTACACAAGGGTAAAgtggtaatattttttttatcaatcaaaacatttttttttaatttatcacacatatatagagatggcaaataaacctgtCCCTGTGGGTATTGTCTgaactcgtccccgttttgacggggaatccccgcattgactgggtatgggtatgggtatggggatgagatGTATATATCCCCGCTATAATATTCGTCCCCGTCATATCTCCAtactcatttaaattattaaaatattcataattaattaattaactaactatatatatatatatatactttctaatttttatttcttctaattatttggtttatcatgaaactcattcgcatctccaatatattttttatcttatcacaacctttatgtaattatattaaaattatgtatgttaattaaaaaacttttatgtctaacatttgaatatttatattattttttaatatttttttattgtatattttcctttcacatgaaaatatttagtactctcaatttaagtgtttaacagcataaacctttcatttactaggtaatataaaataaaataaaagttctttacttattattattaatttttgtttcatttgaagaactcttttgtttccctaaaataatttttgttatttctcaaccattgagtatatatgttgatatttgaaaagttttcttagatctctaagatatttgtcatcttatcatacccttaaatatacatttgtttttctttgtgtgatgCCTTTCAATAGTCTTCAAATTGTTTAtgagacacacatttgttaatttgttaatttttttatttttttattttcatcaggtagaatattatttcgataaattttatctaattattttttattttctaactcattacaatcatactttaattttttcactataattgtataaaaaaaatttatttactacaataaaaaaatttaatgtaattgccatgaattttttttatcaccatccaacatatattggagtgcaaaagatataaaatctatgataaaattttattattatgtttattatctgttttttgcgtcattttttatcaaccattgagtatatatgttgatatttgaaaaattttattagatctttaagatatttttcatcctatcatacccttaattatatatatatttttttttgtgcgatttctttcaataatctccaaattgtttataagacacacatttgttaattttttaatatttttatattttgtttactttcatcatgtagaatattatttcgataaattttgtctaattattttttattttctaactcattacaaccatactttaattttttcactataattgtataaataatttttatttactacaatataaaaatgtaatgtaattgccatgaatatttttttaccaccatccaacatatattggagttcaaaagatacacgATCTatgctaaaattttattattatgtttattatttgttcttttcgtCATTTTGATctagtaatgtattataacttttattagtgtataaaaaatatatttattatagtttaaaaaattgaagtaaacaaacatttaaaatatattttaatttgaatatttttttccttttatattattttaaaaatattttttaaatttataactaggtttcattaatgtttgaaaaatttaataaatgatttgGTTCTCATgagattttatttggtattctaatataaaatgtaaacaattataatttattttaaagtattagatatcgaagaaacaaataatcctcctaatattgaatatttgataatattatgtttcctttatcgtaaatttttattattttataaaaattaattaaaattaatattaaagtagtaagaaaacgggtacgggtatgggtacaagattatacccgttacccggtggggatggggatgagacaaaaatttgatacccgttggatttaGGTATTGAGATgaggataaattttttttacgggtATGGGTCTGGGATAGTAAAACTCGTCCCTGCTCCGCCCCGCTCCGTTGCCATCCTTACACATATAACATTATTCATAAACTCtcataaaattttcatttaaatattttcattcatccCTTCAAACTTCTTAACTCAAACAACAccacaattattttctcaaataCATCTATTCACTCGCTATCATACCCACTCTCAATCCAAACACACCCTAACATATTATTTCATAGgttcaatattaaaatttctGAGTTGTTATCTCATGATGAAAATGTTTCATATTCTGAAGAGAAACAAAGTGAAGAATCACATAtaaaagattcttttgacatcaaaGAAAATGACTAATGTATGACTAATGTATGTTGTATTCATATAGCCTTTTTGAATCCATAAATAAAGATAgcatataacaaatttatttactttaaatataattttttattaagaataacataatcatttattatattatagatattattcataatattcagtttaaattattaaaatatttataattaattaattaagtttatatatatatatatatatatatatatatatatatatatatgagaatgtttaatactctctcaatttaagtgtttaatagcatgagtatttcatttactaagtaatataaaaaaaattatcttctttactctattattattaatatttgtttcatttgaagaactcttatTTCCCTAACACAATTTTCGTTATCTCTCAATCATTGACTacgttgatatttaaaaaaatttgttagatCTCCAAGGTATTTATCATCTTAtattacccttaattatatatttgtttttctttgtgcgatttcattcaataatctctcaaattgtttttaagatacacatttgatattttttattatttttatttgttatttattgttatcaGTTAGAATACTattctgatatattttatatacttattttttattttctaacttattatcaatcatactgtaattttttcactataattgtataaataaattttatttattataatataaaaattaaatgtaactgccattaatttatttttatcaccatccaacatataatGATGTTCAAAAGATACCATATCTatgttaaagttttattattattagtttagtATTTGTTCTGTCtatgattttgatcaagtgatatattataacttttattagtatataaaaaatagattcattagaattaaaaagactgaagtaaacaaacatttaaaatatattttaatttgaatattttttttctattatattttttaaaatatatttttaaaatgttatcaattaggtttcatcaatatttgcaaatttaataaatgttttggttctcattaaattaaattttatttggtattctaatttgaaatatatacaattataatttatttataaatatttgatattgtagAAACAacctcttaatattgaatatttgataatattatctttcctttaccgtaatttttattattttataaaattaattaattaatattgaaacagtaAGAAAACGgatacgggtatgggtacgaaaATGTACTCATTACTCGATGGAGATggagatgagacaaaagtttgatacctaTTGAAATATACGGATGTCgatgaatttttttatgggAATGTATATGAGATAGCCAAATCCCATGttccgttgtcatccctaatccCTAGTTACaaatatatagatttaaaagatttaaaaccAACaagttaaaacaaattatagttatttatttaaataatggtaatattaaataatattcatattattaatattaataattcaacgaaaaattgaaattaaaatatataatgattaattaaaaataatgttagaaatatatgtaagtgttgattaaataataataattataataataatgaataattagagaaaaaaaagttgaatacaatattattttgattaagttAATAACAttagaacaaaaaatatatatactcatTGATGAAATGATACCGAAGGATCAAGCATATTTCCAAAAACGCAAAACAAACTCCATCTAGTATTAGATGATCTTTgattatttcatttttccaatttttatgtAAAGGgtgtaatatatttattagataattttattttaaacatgatGTTGTCTAAAACCtgattcttttaaataaaatccttaataatttagaataaataagaaaaagaatatagTTACTTGTTGTCAagacctaataaaatatatttttaaaacaaattcaaaaataatggtaaataaaaaataattaattaggatttataaacaaaaaagtcATTTGAGCCCATCTTCGTGGCCCaacttttgttaaaaaataatataaacctaatttattttaattgcacccaatttttcatattcttatcactcatattttttttactaccaACCTAatgttcaaattttattttcacactCTAACTTTTTATTTGCGGTGAAACTTTTCTAGGACAGTAGTGAAGGCGAAGGCGCTTCATTAGTAGGGGTTTATAAGcacttaaaattaattattatgatcTATTTGAAGTACATTTGAGATGGTGTAtgcaatttttcaaatttttgaaatctTGTTCAAAAAGTTTTTCTCAACTCTCCACTCATTTGTACTGGACTTTCCACATATTTCTgcagtatatttttttttggaacaGTAGCTGTAATGGATTTTTTTTGGGACAATAGTAAAGATACTTCATTAGTTGGGATTCATAAGCAGTTGAAACTAATTACTATGGTCGGTCTATTGGAAGTATATCTGAGATGATGTGtataatttttcaagtttttgaAATCTTGTTAAAAAATCCTTTGCAGCTCCCATTTATTTACATTGTTCCCACATATATTTGATAGCTACAGTGAAATTTGTTGAGATAGTAGTGAAGGCATGTCATTAGTTGGATTTCATAAACACTTAAAACTAATTACTATGATTCATTTGAAGTATATTTATGATGGTGTGTgtaattttccaaatttttgAAATCTTGTTTAAAAAGTCCTTCGCAACTCCTCATTTATTTACATTCAGTTTCTCACATATGTTTGATAGCAACTGGTAATTTAAGATGGTGTTGATGCATTTTCTTTGGGACAGAAGGCAAGGCACACCCACAAAAAATTGAATGAGAAATATTAACTAACGATACCGTGCACACATAACACATCCACGAAAAATCGAACAAGAAATGTAAAGTAGATGAAACTCACACTCAAACAACGTACAATACTTTCAATTTCGCAAGGATCTCAATATCCTAAAACACCCCACACTCAAAAACGCGCAATTATCGAAccgatttttaaatttttaaaagaagacAGTACACGAACCACCAATGGAAGAAACGTCAATGATTTCTAAGAAGTGGACAAAGGAATGCcttgatgaagaagatgaagaaatacCCGACTTTTCaccatttttaaatatgttttctctGCCAAAGACAAACTTTTGCCCCAATACCACACATGagcatcacaaaaaaaaatagaaaatcaaatTCATAAACGACACGTAgacactataaaaaaatagtcaaaatatcattttcgataaaaaaaaatgaaaaattattgtcATGTCCCATGCCAACTCAGGTTGTCAACGGTTGTAAGAGAAAAAAGTGTTACTATCATTTTCGGTAAgaaatatactttaaaaatgaataacaaaaaaaaagaaacaaacattGCATACGGAATTCGAGCACATAAAACGTGAGAACTTATTTCATTGTAACATAATTTGTAACTACATCCGAGCCTAGAAAACCGATACTTCACATACCAAAACGTCTCAAACACAAATCATATTTTGATTTACAAAGATCACCATAAATCAAAATCTCCTAAGCTCCATTACTCAATAACAGTGACCACCCATTATTTTCAATCAACTCCTCTATAATCTTCTTTAATGCCGGAGCACTAACAACACAATCTTTATTAGTAAAGCAGGATGTACCTTCTTCAGCTACCTTACAAAGTTGTGGATCTAAAGGAACTTTACCAAGAAAGGGTACACCCATTTCATTGCACATTTTCACTGCTCCGCCACCCCTGCTATCAAATACTTCAGTGCAAGCAATCAAATTCAGCATCTCTGGTGctttttctttcatatattCCCAAACCCATTGTGTAACATCTTTCTGCTCCCCATTATCAGACATTCTCAAAAACTTGAAATCTGTGATGGGCTGGCACAGACTACTCATATTCTCTACAACCCCAAGAACTTTCACGCCAACTTTCTTGCAAAAATTCACTTCTTTTCTCACATCAATTAGAGAGACTTGTTGAGGTGTGGTCACTATGATTGCACCATCTACTCCAGTGGGATCAAGGCATTGAACAATGGAAATGTGCTCATCTGAGGTT from Vigna unguiculata cultivar IT97K-499-35 chromosome 8, ASM411807v1, whole genome shotgun sequence encodes:
- the LOC114193043 gene encoding zinc transporter 4, chloroplastic-like — protein: MNSVSSQRRRSLSLHLSAPTTVHTHGTCSPCSNQSHLLISFSFPPKQNSHNRLNSHTLPFSMFLIQDLFSLPRLHHVFSESVLQSLSESVTSSSCKSTELEQCRDESAALVLKFVAMASILLAGFGGVAIPLAGKSRRLLRPDGDAFTAAKAFAAGVILATGFVHMLRDSWEALGDPCLRTYWGAWAKFPFTGFFAMVSALCTLLVDFMATAYYERKEELGRVERAKVVECGSDEEALLETGIVEVKDVGGEGSHAVQQTHSHSHHRDDVESTVRHVVVSQVLELGIVSHSMIIGLSLGVSQSPCTMRPLIVALSFHQFFEGFALGGCISQAQFKTLSATLMSCFFALTTPLGVAIGAAIASVFNPYSPGALITEGILDSLSAGILMYMALVDLIAADFLSKKMHCNFRLQITCYCLLFLGAGLMSSLAIWA